The Erythrobacter aurantius genome includes a window with the following:
- a CDS encoding PIG-L deacetylase family protein, translating into MRNGLGARSAVSKLAMVALAAATAAATGASAQPTPPPLPDQPLPDADVQLARPAQPLPSILAILAHPDDEITIAPVLARAAREGSEVTLVFATSGDAGPGVSGMEPGEELAALREDEARCSAFALGVVEPIFWQLGDGQLSTMARAPDSPARDLAERIASIIAIQQPGVIMTWGPDGGYGHADHRMVSNAVTQVVQAMGHDRPDLLYAALPSGEETTIPGFENWATVDPSLVTDRLQYEMADLDAARAAIDCHASQFPETARTMLPDLLHRNIWRGSVFFRLALPRFELAH; encoded by the coding sequence ATGAGAAATGGGCTTGGAGCGCGCTCAGCTGTATCGAAGTTGGCGATGGTGGCGCTGGCAGCAGCGACTGCGGCAGCGACCGGGGCAAGCGCGCAGCCGACACCGCCGCCCCTGCCGGATCAACCTCTGCCAGATGCGGACGTGCAGCTTGCCCGGCCTGCACAGCCGCTGCCATCGATCCTTGCGATCCTTGCCCATCCCGATGACGAGATCACCATTGCCCCCGTCCTGGCCCGAGCCGCGCGCGAAGGTAGCGAGGTAACGCTGGTGTTCGCGACCAGTGGCGATGCCGGTCCGGGCGTGAGCGGGATGGAACCGGGTGAGGAGCTCGCCGCGCTGCGCGAGGACGAGGCGCGCTGCTCCGCTTTCGCGCTGGGCGTGGTCGAGCCGATTTTCTGGCAATTGGGCGATGGCCAATTGTCGACAATGGCACGCGCGCCTGACAGCCCTGCACGCGATCTGGCGGAACGCATCGCTTCGATCATCGCGATCCAGCAACCCGGAGTGATCATGACCTGGGGCCCGGACGGCGGCTATGGTCATGCCGATCACCGCATGGTGAGCAATGCGGTAACGCAAGTGGTTCAGGCCATGGGTCACGATCGGCCCGACCTGCTCTATGCCGCGCTGCCTTCGGGCGAGGAAACCACCATCCCTGGCTTCGAGAACTGGGCAACGGTCGATCCCTCGCTTGTCACTGACCGGCTGCAGTACGAAATGGCCGATCTCGACGCCGCTCGCGCCGCGATTGATTGCCATGCCAGCCAGTTTCCCGAAACCGCCCGCACGATGCTGCCCGACCTGCTGCACCGGAATATCTGGCGCGGATCAGTGTTTTTCAGGCTCGCGCTGCCCCGATTTGAGCTGGCACATTAG
- a CDS encoding class I adenylate-forming enzyme family protein gives MKENDITAIMSDRLAQPFGSFPAILVDWAKAQPDALVLVDEQSEVYWAELVGLIERLAARLVETGLQRGQSVAILGTSCVEYALVFLATVRAGGVAAPLTTSASPEQLAGMAKDSGAIHLFIDAGKAAELGPDFMAEMIRVPLEEIAQWMAPPGAHAPEFDPAPGDPFNIIYSSGTTGIPKGIVHSHQMRWRQFAATALSYLGAGLEVRSLASTPLYSNTTMVAFLAPLLAGGTIRIMGKFDCARWLAHAQADRATVTMLVPVQYQRLMDFEGFDDFDLSSLAMKYCTSAPFSAELKRQVLARMPGGLVEIYSMTEGGVVCLLAAHEFPDKLHTVGRPAPGSEMKVLDDEDKEVPPGTPGNLVGRSQTMMSGYKNRPDKTAEAQWTDPDGGVWMRMGDIGRVDADGFVELVGRAKDMIISGGFNIYPSDLEAELMREDDVIEAAVVGVESRQWGETPVGFVVVADGARDCEAIMAAVNARLGKTQRLSALHAIDEMPRSHIGKLLKTELRDLAGQLA, from the coding sequence ATGAAAGAGAATGACATCACCGCTATCATGTCCGACCGGCTGGCGCAGCCATTCGGCTCCTTCCCCGCGATCCTTGTAGACTGGGCAAAGGCGCAACCCGACGCGCTGGTGCTGGTGGATGAACAGAGCGAGGTTTACTGGGCTGAACTGGTCGGCCTGATCGAAAGGCTCGCTGCGCGGCTGGTGGAGACAGGGCTGCAGCGCGGGCAATCGGTCGCGATCCTCGGCACGTCCTGCGTCGAATATGCACTGGTGTTTCTGGCCACGGTTCGCGCAGGCGGGGTGGCCGCGCCGCTCACCACCAGTGCCAGCCCTGAACAGCTAGCCGGAATGGCGAAGGATTCGGGCGCGATCCACCTGTTCATCGACGCGGGCAAGGCCGCCGAACTGGGGCCGGACTTCATGGCGGAAATGATCCGCGTACCGCTGGAGGAAATTGCGCAGTGGATGGCTCCTCCCGGTGCACACGCGCCCGAATTCGATCCGGCGCCGGGCGATCCGTTCAACATCATCTATTCGTCGGGCACCACCGGCATCCCCAAGGGCATCGTCCATTCGCACCAGATGCGCTGGCGGCAATTCGCGGCGACCGCGCTGTCCTATCTCGGTGCCGGGCTGGAGGTGCGCTCGCTCGCGTCGACACCGCTGTATTCGAACACCACCATGGTCGCTTTTCTCGCGCCGCTGCTGGCGGGGGGCACGATCCGCATCATGGGCAAGTTCGATTGCGCCCGCTGGCTGGCGCACGCTCAGGCCGATCGGGCCACGGTGACCATGCTGGTGCCGGTGCAATATCAGCGGCTGATGGATTTCGAGGGTTTTGACGATTTCGACCTGTCATCGCTGGCGATGAAGTACTGCACCTCCGCGCCCTTTTCTGCCGAGTTGAAGCGACAAGTGCTGGCACGGATGCCCGGCGGGCTGGTCGAGATCTATTCGATGACCGAAGGCGGTGTCGTCTGTCTGCTCGCCGCGCATGAATTCCCGGACAAGCTGCACACGGTCGGTCGCCCCGCGCCGGGCAGCGAGATGAAAGTGCTCGACGATGAAGACAAGGAAGTGCCGCCGGGCACGCCGGGTAATCTTGTCGGACGATCACAGACGATGATGTCGGGTTACAAGAACCGCCCGGACAAGACCGCCGAAGCGCAATGGACCGATCCGGACGGCGGTGTGTGGATGCGAATGGGCGATATCGGCCGTGTCGATGCAGACGGCTTTGTCGAACTGGTGGGGCGCGCCAAGGACATGATCATCTCGGGCGGCTTCAACATCTACCCGAGCGATCTCGAAGCCGAATTGATGCGCGAGGACGATGTGATCGAGGCCGCCGTTGTCGGCGTCGAATCGCGCCAATGGGGGGAGACGCCTGTCGGCTTTGTCGTGGTGGCTGATGGTGCGCGCGATTGCGAGGCAATCATGGCCGCAGTCAACGCGCGGCTGGGCAAGACTCAGCGCCTGTCTGCGCTTCATGCCATCGATGAAATGCCACGCAGCCACATCGGCAAGCTGCTCAAGACCGAACTGCGCGATCTGGCGGGGCAACTGGCCTGA
- a CDS encoding UrcA family protein — translation MRLILSAVALAAAVATPAIAAGDETVTVRVTYADIDLASAEGRAAIEARVNAKLREACTVATNSRYSYGRDIVDEKCVAEARTAALAEVERLAAAERRAGGQVAAN, via the coding sequence ATGCGTCTCATCCTCTCTGCCGTGGCTCTTGCTGCTGCTGTCGCAACCCCCGCAATCGCTGCTGGTGACGAAACCGTGACCGTTCGCGTCACCTATGCCGACATCGATCTTGCCAGCGCTGAAGGCCGTGCCGCCATCGAAGCACGCGTCAACGCCAAGCTGCGCGAAGCCTGCACCGTCGCGACCAACTCGCGCTACAGCTATGGCCGTGACATCGTCGATGAAAAGTGCGTCGCCGAAGCCCGCACCGCCGCGCTGGCCGAAGTCGAGCGTCTGGCCGCAGCCGAGCGCCGCGCCGGCGGACAGGTCGCCGCCAACTGA
- the guaA gene encoding glutamine-hydrolyzing GMP synthase: MEANHLPDSILIVDFGSQVTQLIARRVREAGVYSEIAPFSMAEAAFERMKPKGIILSGSPASVPDEGSPRAPQAFFEAGIPILGICYGQQVMSHQLGGEVRPGHETGEGGEFGRAYLTVTKDCALFDGLWKEGERHQVWMSHGDKVTQFAPGFEIVATSDGAPFAVIADEKRKFYGTQFHPEVVHTPDGGKLIANFVRHVCGLAGDWTMAEFRKTKIEEIRAQVGSGRVICGLSGGVDSAVAAVLIHEAIGDQLTCVYVDHGLMRLNETEQVVTLFRDHYNIPLIAVDAEETFLAGLAGVTDPEKKRKFIGAAFIDLFEAEAKKIGGADFLAQGTLYPDVIESVSFTGGPSVTIKSHHNVGGLPERMNMELVEPLRELFKDEVRELGRELGLPEAFVGRHPFPGPGLAIRIPGEVTKERCDILRKADAIYLEEIRKAGLYDAIWQAFAVLLPVKTVGVMGDGRTYDSVCGLRAVTSTDGMTADVYPFDPHFLTQVATRIVNEVKGINRVVYDFTSKPPGTIEWE; this comes from the coding sequence ATGGAAGCCAATCATCTCCCCGACTCGATCCTGATTGTCGATTTCGGCAGCCAGGTGACGCAGCTGATCGCACGCCGTGTGCGCGAAGCGGGCGTCTATTCCGAAATCGCGCCCTTCAGCATGGCCGAGGCCGCGTTCGAGCGAATGAAGCCCAAGGGCATCATCCTGTCAGGATCGCCCGCCAGCGTCCCGGACGAAGGATCTCCCCGCGCGCCGCAGGCTTTCTTCGAAGCGGGCATCCCGATCCTTGGCATCTGTTATGGCCAGCAGGTGATGAGCCACCAACTCGGCGGCGAAGTCCGGCCCGGCCACGAGACCGGTGAAGGGGGCGAATTTGGCCGCGCCTATCTCACCGTGACCAAGGATTGCGCGTTGTTCGACGGCCTCTGGAAAGAAGGCGAGCGCCATCAGGTGTGGATGAGCCACGGGGACAAGGTCACCCAATTCGCCCCCGGCTTTGAAATCGTCGCGACATCCGACGGCGCGCCCTTCGCCGTAATCGCTGATGAAAAGCGCAAGTTTTATGGCACGCAGTTCCATCCCGAAGTCGTCCACACGCCTGACGGCGGCAAGCTGATTGCCAATTTTGTGCGTCACGTCTGCGGCCTTGCGGGCGACTGGACCATGGCCGAATTCCGCAAGACCAAGATCGAGGAAATCCGCGCTCAGGTCGGTTCGGGCCGGGTCATCTGCGGACTTTCAGGCGGGGTCGATTCTGCGGTTGCCGCGGTGCTCATCCACGAAGCGATCGGCGACCAGCTGACCTGCGTTTATGTCGATCACGGCTTGATGCGGCTCAACGAAACCGAGCAGGTCGTCACCCTGTTCCGCGACCATTACAACATCCCGCTGATCGCCGTGGATGCGGAGGAGACTTTCCTCGCCGGCCTCGCCGGAGTCACCGACCCGGAAAAGAAGCGCAAGTTCATCGGAGCGGCCTTCATTGACCTGTTCGAAGCCGAAGCGAAGAAGATCGGCGGCGCGGATTTCCTCGCGCAGGGCACGCTGTATCCAGATGTGATCGAAAGCGTCAGCTTCACCGGCGGGCCTTCGGTAACGATCAAGAGCCACCACAATGTCGGCGGCCTGCCCGAACGCATGAACATGGAACTGGTCGAGCCCTTGCGCGAATTGTTCAAGGACGAAGTGCGCGAACTGGGCCGCGAACTGGGCCTGCCCGAAGCCTTCGTCGGCCGCCATCCCTTCCCCGGCCCCGGCCTTGCGATCCGCATTCCGGGCGAAGTAACCAAGGAACGCTGCGATATCCTGCGCAAGGCGGACGCGATCTATCTCGAGGAGATCCGCAAGGCCGGCCTCTATGACGCGATCTGGCAGGCGTTTGCCGTGCTGCTGCCGGTGAAGACAGTGGGCGTGATGGGCGACGGGCGCACCTATGACAGCGTCTGCGGGTTGCGCGCCGTTACCTCGACCGACGGGATGACCGCCGATGTCTACCCGTTCGACCCGCATTTCCTGACGCAAGTGGCCACCCGCATCGTCAACGAAGTGAAAGGCATCAACCGCGTGGTCTATGACTTCACGTCAAAGCCGCCGGGCACGATCGAGTGGGAGTGA
- a CDS encoding YceI family protein, whose product MNTILRFAIAAPLLAAAACSETPADAPPVTGAEWTLDGAASDLSYVTIKAGEIAETNTFETLTGTVSADGAAAVTIDLASVSTGVDIRNERMRDIFFVVADNPSATVTAQIDPAAFETLGVGQSVETTLDGTLSLKGVEAPFQAAVTVTRAGPDRVLAVSDAPVIVEAGTYNLTDGLAQLQELAGLPSITPVVPVTFSLVFTR is encoded by the coding sequence GTGAACACCATTCTTCGCTTCGCCATTGCCGCGCCGCTTCTGGCTGCTGCTGCCTGTTCTGAAACGCCCGCTGACGCGCCGCCGGTTACCGGCGCGGAATGGACTTTGGATGGGGCGGCTTCGGACCTGTCCTATGTCACGATCAAGGCGGGCGAGATCGCCGAAACCAACACCTTTGAAACGCTTACCGGCACCGTCTCCGCCGATGGTGCGGCAGCGGTGACCATCGACCTTGCCAGCGTTTCCACCGGGGTGGACATCCGCAACGAACGGATGCGCGACATCTTCTTCGTGGTCGCCGACAATCCCAGCGCCACTGTCACCGCGCAGATCGACCCGGCGGCGTTCGAGACGCTGGGCGTTGGCCAAAGTGTCGAGACGACGCTCGACGGCACGCTGTCGCTGAAGGGCGTGGAGGCTCCGTTCCAGGCCGCCGTCACCGTGACCCGCGCCGGGCCTGACCGGGTGCTGGCGGTGTCCGACGCGCCAGTGATCGTCGAAGCGGGGACTTACAACCTCACCGATGGGCTTGCCCAGTTGCAGGAACTCGCCGGGCTTCCCTCGATCACTCCGGTCGTGCCGGTCACCTTCTCGCTCGTCTTCACCCGGTAA
- a CDS encoding endonuclease III domain-containing protein, which yields MQLDLGSDPRSDVLRRTQAELIAAFGRIIRPPEKRRDPVWVLVHGVIGAQTKTAASNASTDGLIAEYGSWEAVAAAPVADLEARLQRQTFPTVAAQRLKDSLNAIIAARGAVDLLHLTDMETAEAMAWLEQLPGVARKNSAGVMNASTFERKAMVIDGHHRRIMQRIGIVPSKADTAKTYDALMPILPEEWSAADIDEHHLLLKKLGQTFCRPRRAECAACPVRADCKTGADRDKA from the coding sequence ATGCAGCTCGATCTCGGCTCGGACCCGCGCAGCGACGTGCTGCGGCGCACGCAGGCGGAGCTGATCGCGGCGTTCGGGCGGATCATCCGTCCGCCTGAAAAGCGCCGAGATCCGGTCTGGGTGCTGGTTCACGGCGTAATCGGCGCACAAACCAAGACAGCGGCGTCCAATGCGTCCACCGACGGGCTGATCGCCGAATACGGATCGTGGGAAGCGGTGGCGGCGGCGCCTGTTGCCGATCTCGAAGCGCGGCTGCAACGGCAGACCTTCCCCACAGTGGCGGCGCAGCGGCTCAAAGATAGCCTGAACGCGATCATTGCGGCGCGGGGCGCTGTCGACCTGCTGCACCTCACCGATATGGAAACGGCAGAGGCGATGGCATGGCTGGAGCAATTGCCGGGCGTCGCGCGCAAGAATTCCGCAGGGGTGATGAACGCCAGCACATTCGAACGCAAAGCGATGGTGATCGACGGCCATCACCGGCGGATCATGCAGCGCATAGGGATCGTCCCGTCCAAGGCTGATACCGCCAAAACCTATGACGCGCTTATGCCGATCTTGCCGGAGGAATGGAGTGCCGCCGATATAGACGAACATCACCTGCTGCTGAAGAAGCTGGGGCAGACGTTCTGCCGTCCGCGCCGCGCCGAATGCGCAGCCTGTCCGGTGCGCGCGGATTGCAAGACGGGTGCAGACCGCGACAAGGCTTAA
- a CDS encoding NAD(P)H-dependent flavin oxidoreductase, translating into MRLVSGANRNLTGETTMKTAITEMFGIQHPIIQGGMHYVGFAEMAAAVSNAGGLGIITGLTQGTPEKLANEIARCKDMTDKPFGVNLTILPTLTPPDYPGLVKAVIDGGVKVVETAGRNPVELLPPLKDAGIKVIHKCTSVRHSLKAQEIGCDAVSVDGFECGGHPGEDDIPNFILLPRAADELEIPFVSSGGMADGRSLVASLAMGAQGMNMGTRFIATKEAPVHENVKRAIVEASELDTRLVMRPLRNTERVMNNAAVERLIQKEKELGDAITIQDILPEVAGVYPKIMMEGAMDEGAWSCGMVAGLIHDIPTCKELIDGIMAQAEEILARMNAMAAVKG; encoded by the coding sequence ATTCGGCTTGTCTCCGGCGCAAATCGCAATCTGACGGGAGAAACAACCATGAAAACCGCCATCACCGAAATGTTCGGCATCCAGCACCCCATCATTCAGGGCGGCATGCATTATGTCGGTTTTGCCGAAATGGCGGCGGCGGTTTCCAATGCGGGCGGGCTGGGCATCATCACCGGCCTTACGCAGGGCACGCCCGAAAAGCTCGCCAATGAAATCGCGCGCTGCAAGGACATGACCGACAAGCCGTTCGGCGTGAACCTGACGATTCTGCCCACGCTCACCCCGCCCGATTACCCCGGCCTTGTCAAAGCCGTGATCGACGGCGGCGTGAAGGTGGTGGAAACCGCAGGGCGCAATCCTGTCGAACTGTTGCCGCCGCTCAAGGATGCGGGGATCAAGGTGATCCACAAATGCACCAGCGTGCGCCATTCGCTGAAAGCGCAGGAAATCGGCTGTGACGCGGTGAGCGTCGACGGTTTCGAATGCGGCGGGCATCCGGGCGAGGATGACATTCCCAACTTCATCCTGCTGCCGCGCGCCGCGGACGAGCTGGAAATCCCGTTTGTGTCATCGGGCGGCATGGCCGACGGGCGCAGCCTTGTCGCCAGCCTCGCCATGGGCGCGCAGGGTATGAATATGGGCACCCGCTTCATCGCCACCAAGGAAGCGCCGGTGCACGAAAACGTGAAGCGCGCCATCGTTGAGGCATCGGAGCTTGATACCCGCCTCGTCATGCGCCCCTTGCGCAACACCGAGCGGGTGATGAACAACGCCGCGGTCGAACGCCTGATCCAGAAGGAGAAGGAACTGGGCGATGCGATCACCATCCAGGACATCCTGCCCGAAGTCGCCGGGGTCTATCCCAAGATCATGATGGAAGGCGCGATGGACGAAGGTGCATGGAGCTGCGGCATGGTTGCAGGCCTGATCCACGACATTCCGACCTGCAAGGAACTGATCGACGGGATCATGGCGCAGGCCGAAGAAATCCTCGCCCGCATGAACGCAATGGCCGCGGTCAAGGGCTAA
- a CDS encoding DUF4402 domain-containing protein: protein MFDLLHRARLCLALLLLAAWPGMASAQDSADDGEARAFLVTPLSFVKQFDLDFGQIITTGTAGTVIMDSTGAVTTTGGVTQINGTQQPARFWGYGTFNQTVLINSDSNTYILTRDGGTETMLLDRLLIGSQPPIVINQNPRRFRIANPDGYFSFTIAGRLQVGANQAPGVYKGEFTIQLEYE, encoded by the coding sequence ATGTTTGATTTGTTGCATCGGGCAAGGCTGTGCCTTGCGCTGCTTTTGCTGGCCGCGTGGCCGGGGATGGCGAGCGCGCAGGATTCCGCCGATGATGGCGAAGCGCGGGCATTTCTTGTCACCCCGCTCAGTTTCGTGAAGCAGTTCGATCTCGATTTCGGGCAGATCATCACCACCGGAACCGCGGGTACGGTGATCATGGATTCGACCGGCGCGGTAACGACCACAGGCGGCGTCACCCAGATCAACGGCACGCAGCAGCCCGCCCGGTTCTGGGGCTATGGCACGTTTAACCAGACGGTGCTGATCAATTCGGATTCGAACACCTACATCCTGACGCGCGACGGCGGGACGGAGACGATGCTGCTTGATCGATTGCTGATCGGCAGCCAGCCGCCGATCGTCATAAACCAGAACCCACGCCGGTTCCGGATCGCCAATCCCGACGGCTATTTCTCCTTCACCATCGCCGGCCGTTTGCAGGTCGGCGCAAATCAGGCTCCGGGCGTCTACAAGGGCGAATTCACGATTCAGCTTGAATACGAATAG
- a CDS encoding zinc-finger domain-containing protein, protein MNIAPPETILVETRRVSCDGASAIRGGEGYRPAALGHPRIFLEIDEHGYVDCGYCDRRFVLRGGPADGVDQASLPDISEGADPGHR, encoded by the coding sequence ATGAACATCGCTCCGCCTGAAACCATCCTTGTCGAAACCCGCCGCGTCAGCTGCGACGGCGCCAGCGCCATCCGTGGCGGCGAAGGCTATCGCCCGGCAGCACTTGGCCATCCGCGTATCTTCCTCGAGATTGACGAGCACGGCTATGTCGATTGCGGTTATTGCGATCGCCGGTTTGTCTTGCGCGGTGGCCCGGCTGATGGCGTGGATCAGGCCAGCCTGCCCGACATCTCCGAAGGAGCCGATCCCGGCCATCGGTGA
- a CDS encoding DUF4402 domain-containing protein, which translates to MKSGFISNRSAGLGARLLGALGLFGAAMCVPFAAQAQSESFNVDAQVGLIEPLTITKLSDLDFGGLVVTTGGTVVLTPAATATCVSTGGVIHSGECQAATFAGSGVNGQRVRVRRPIGNAITLTGPGTDMTVTNITILTDATLSPTQSNPNWERFLIASLDGTFFFRVGGTLNVNPNQAPGVYTGTFDIRLDYQ; encoded by the coding sequence GTGAAGTCAGGATTCATCTCGAATCGCAGCGCAGGATTGGGTGCGCGCCTGCTGGGAGCCTTGGGGCTCTTCGGCGCGGCGATGTGCGTCCCGTTCGCAGCGCAGGCGCAGTCCGAAAGCTTCAATGTCGATGCGCAGGTCGGGCTGATCGAACCGCTGACCATCACCAAGCTGAGCGATCTTGATTTCGGCGGCTTGGTCGTCACCACCGGCGGCACCGTGGTGCTCACGCCCGCAGCCACCGCCACCTGTGTCTCCACCGGCGGCGTGATCCATAGCGGGGAATGCCAGGCGGCGACCTTTGCCGGCAGCGGCGTCAACGGACAGCGCGTGCGCGTGCGCAGGCCGATCGGCAACGCAATCACGCTCACCGGGCCGGGCACCGACATGACGGTGACCAACATCACCATCCTGACTGACGCGACGCTCAGTCCGACGCAGTCGAACCCGAACTGGGAACGATTCCTGATCGCATCGCTCGACGGCACCTTCTTCTTCCGCGTCGGCGGGACTTTGAACGTCAACCCGAACCAGGCGCCCGGCGTTTACACCGGCACCTTCGATATCCGCCTCGACTATCAGTAA
- a CDS encoding ABC transporter ATP-binding protein, with protein MTAPAIRIDNLVKRYAAPKGAKGADAEGKLALKGVSFDVPEGSIFGLLGPNGAGKSTLINILAGLVNKTGGTAEIWGFDIDQQRRNASRAIGIVPQEIVFDPFFTPFEVLENQGGFYGIPKALRRSEELLAAVRLADKRNAYARTLSGGMKRRLLVAKAMVHSPPILVLDEPTAGVDVELRRQLWELVTELNREGVTVVLTTHYLEEAEQLCDEIAIINHGELIAHKPTRELVDMAREKIVAVTVADDLSYAPTHAAFHKVEVKGERGVEITYDKDEMSAGQVLAILQEQGLTIEDVTTREADLEDVFVQLTGAG; from the coding sequence ATGACTGCACCCGCGATCCGGATCGACAACCTCGTCAAGCGCTATGCCGCGCCCAAGGGAGCGAAGGGCGCTGATGCCGAAGGAAAACTGGCCCTCAAGGGGGTGAGCTTCGACGTGCCGGAAGGATCGATCTTCGGCCTGCTCGGCCCCAATGGCGCGGGCAAGTCGACCCTGATCAACATCCTTGCCGGCCTTGTTAACAAGACGGGCGGCACAGCGGAGATCTGGGGTTTCGACATCGATCAGCAGCGCCGCAACGCCAGCCGCGCCATCGGGATCGTCCCGCAGGAAATCGTGTTCGACCCGTTCTTCACCCCGTTCGAGGTGCTGGAGAACCAGGGCGGCTTTTACGGAATTCCCAAGGCGTTGCGGCGGAGCGAGGAATTGCTCGCGGCGGTGCGCCTTGCCGATAAACGCAACGCCTATGCCCGCACGCTGTCAGGCGGGATGAAGCGCCGGCTGCTGGTGGCAAAGGCGATGGTGCATTCCCCGCCCATCCTCGTGCTGGACGAACCGACCGCCGGGGTCGATGTCGAACTGCGTCGCCAGCTTTGGGAGCTTGTGACCGAACTGAACCGCGAAGGCGTGACGGTGGTGCTGACGACGCATTACCTCGAAGAGGCGGAGCAGCTGTGCGACGAAATCGCCATCATCAATCACGGCGAACTGATCGCGCACAAGCCGACGCGCGAACTGGTGGACATGGCGCGCGAAAAGATCGTGGCGGTGACTGTAGCGGATGACCTGTCCTATGCACCGACCCACGCGGCGTTCCACAAGGTCGAGGTGAAGGGCGAACGCGGGGTCGAGATTACCTATGACAAGGACGAGATGAGTGCCGGGCAGGTCCTCGCCATCCTTCAGGAACAGGGCCTGACCATCGAGGACGTGACCACCCGCGAAGCCGATCTGGAAGACGTGTTCGTCCAGCTGACGGGCGCGGGTTGA